A portion of the Phaenicophaeus curvirostris isolate KB17595 chromosome 17, BPBGC_Pcur_1.0, whole genome shotgun sequence genome contains these proteins:
- the EIF4ENIF1 gene encoding eukaryotic translation initiation factor 4E transporter isoform X3, with translation MDKRGTTGTENGDAFLELSRVTVKYPHRYTKEELLDIKERPYSKQRPSCLSEKYDSDGVWDPEKWHASLYPSSGRTSPVESFKKDLDSDRTSLIRRIVDPRERVKDDDLDVVLSPQRRSFGGGCHVTAAVSSRRAGSPLEKENDGVRVIGGRRIGSGRIISSRNFDKDHRGGEKDLRDCRDARDRDRERDYKDKRFRREFGDSKRIFGERRRNDSYTEEEPEWFSAGPTSQSETIELTGFDDKILEEDHKGRKRTRRRTASLKEGIECNGGVAEEDEVQTVLANETPADQEVPREAVLPEPAPGEFDFNEFFNLDKSVPGLASMIEDVLGEGSVSASRFSRWFSNPSRSGSRSSSLRSTPHEELERLAGLEQAILSPGQNSGNYFAPIPLEDHSENKVDILEMLQKAKVDLKPLLSSLSANKEKLRESTHSGVVLSVEEVEAGLKGLKVDQEGKIATPFMAEQMEEALNVAGSRQIKKDGDMTAFNKLVSSMKASGTLPSQPKVNQSLESHLMSPPEMSGQPLSKNILQELLGPPITRPASSNVLSGLIGGLEPTPSLLTQRAPSPPVPSVFPSRAASADYLRHRISSPIGFGQGSQQLLGDPFPGVRKPMSPVAAQMSPLEIQQAALEGLALPHDLAIQAANFYQHGFGKPQMDKSRDGYRNRPQRMTKSPAPGHRGNASSPAPTASITSMLSPSFTPTSVIRKMYESKEKSKEEPVSGKMKVSDGKDENQRPNEATDNLLSSSVENADQETLPTLGTKLPALQRSACSTPLAQANRCTKEQDYRPKSTGRKTPTMASPVPGGPFLRPVHQVPLVPHVPIVRPAHQLHPGLVQRMLAQGVHPQHLPLLQAGMLPPGVDLSHLQGISAPILGQPFYPLPTASHHILNPRSGTPLQLAMMQQQLQRSGTGAQGSPASVQTTPQSVLSRTGLSHGHTQLDHRPSQRSGSPIGLAKWFGSDVLQQPLPSMPSKVISVDELEYRQ, from the exons GAGGAACTGCTGGATATTAAAGAGCGTCCCTACTCTAAACAAAGACCTTCttgtctttctgaaaaatatgacag tgaTGGTGTCTGGGATCCAGAGAAGTGGCATGCATCTTTATATCCAAGTTCAGGAAGAACTTCACCAGtggaaagctttaaaaaagatCTGGATTCAGATCGGACTTCTCTGATACGTAGGATAGTGG ATCCAAGAGAGCGAGTGAAAGATGATGACTTGGATGTAGTCTTAAGTCCACAAAGGCGAAGCTTTGGAGGTGGCTGTCATGTAACTGCAGCTGTTAGCTCACGCCGAGCAGGGAGCCCGTTGGAAAAGGAGAATGATGGTGTCCGTGTCATTGGTGGCCGTAGGATTGGCAGTGGAAGAATTATCTCTTCTCGTAACTTTGATAAAGACCACCGGGGTGGTGAAAAAGACCTCCGTGATTGTAGAGATGCAAGAGACAGAGATCGTGAGAGGGACTACAAAGATAAACGCTTCAgg AGGGAGTTTGGTGACAGCAAACGTATCTTTGGGGAGCGACGAAGGAATGATTCTTATACTGAAGAGGAGCCCGAGTGGTTCTCTGCTGGTCCCACAAGTCAGTCTGAGACCATTGAGCTCACAGGCTTTGATGATAAAATTCTGGAGGAAGATCACAAGGGGAGGAAACGTACAAGGCGACGTACAGCCTCTCTGAAAGAAG ggaTAGAATGCAATGGTGGAGTGGCAGAGGAAGACGAAGTGCAAACTGTCCTTGCCAATGAAACTCCAGCAGATCAAGAAGTTCCGAGGGAAGCAGTCTTACCAGAACCAGCTCCAGGAGAGTTTGACTTCAATGAGTTCTTTAACTTGGATAAAAGCGTTCCTGGTTTGGCTTCG ATGATTGAGGATGTGCTTGGGGAAGGCTCTGTGTCTGCCAGCAGGTTCAGCAGGTGGTTTTCTAATCCCAGTCGTTCTGGAAGTCGGTCAAGCAGCTTGAGATCTACACCGCATGAGGAACTGGAGAGGCTAGCAG GTCTAGAGCAAGCCATTCTCTCCCCTGGCCAGAACTCTGGAAACTACTTTGCTCCCATTCCATTGGAAGACCACTCTGAAAATAAAGTGGACATCCTAGAAATGCTACAGAAAGCCAAAGTGGACTTAAAACCTCTTCTTTCAAGTCTTTCAGCCAACAAGGAAAAGCTTAGAGAGAGCA CACATTCAGGAGTTGTACTTTCAGTGGAAGAAGTCGAAGCTGGACTAAAAGGCCTGAAAGTGGATCAAGAGGGAAAAATTGCTACTCCATTTATGGCTGAGCAAATGGAGGAAGCATTGAATGTTGCTGGCTCCAGACAGATCAAGAAAGATGGAGATATGACTGCATTTAACAAACTAGTGAGCAGCATGAAGGCAAGTGGGACGCTGCCTTCACAGCCCAAAGTCAAT caGAGCCTTGAGAGCCACTTAATGTCACCTCCAGAGATGTCGGGCCAGCCTCTGTCAAAGAATATTCTGCAG GAACTTCTTGGTCCACCCATTACCAGACCTGCTTCGTCAAATGTTCTGAGTGGTCTGATAGGTGGTTTGGAACCCACACCCTCTTTGCTGACACAGAGAGCACCTTCGCCTCCAGTTCCATCGGTGTTCCCAAGTCGAGCTGCTTCTGCGGATTACCTCCGCCACAGAATATCTTCACCCATTG GTTTTGGACAAGGTTCTCAGCAGTTGCTTGGCGATCCGTTCCCAGGCGTAAGGAAGCCCATGAGTCCAGTTGCTGCACAG ATGAGCCCCTTGGAAATACAGCAAGCAGCGTTAGAGGGGCTGGCGTTACCGCATGACTTGGCCATACAGGCAGCAAACTTCTATCAGCATGGCTTTGGGAAGCCACAGATGGACAAAAGCAGGGATGGCTACAGAAACAG GCCGCAGCGCATGACAAAATCACCTGCCCCAGGACACAGAGGGAATGcatcttctccagcccccacaGCATCCATTACCAGCATG CTGTCTCCTTCCTTTACACCTACCTCGGTGATCCGCAAGATGTATGAGagcaaggagaaaagcaaagaggaaccAGTTTCTGGGAAAATGAAAGTCAGCGATGGTAAAGATGAAAACCAGAGGCCAAATGAAG CTACAGATAACCTACTGTCTAGTTCTGTGGAGAATGCAGATCAAGAAACTTTGCCCACCTTAGGTACCAAACTACCTGCACTGCAACGCTCTGCATGTTCCACACCTCTTGCCCAAGCAAATCGTTGCACCAAAGAGCAAGACTACAGGCCCAAATCAACTGGTAGAAAGACTCCTACAATGGCCTCCCCAGTACCTGGAGGCCCTTTTCTTCGTCCTGTTCATCAAGTACCCCTTGTTCCCCATGTACCAATTGTACGACCTGCTCATCAACTGCATCCAGGACTGGTCCAAAGAATGCTGGCACAGGGGGTTCATCCGCAACACCTTCCTCTACTGCAAGCAG GTATGCTTCCTCCTGGAGTGGACCTGTCTCACTTGCAGGGAATATCTGCTCCcatccttgggcagcctttctACCCTCTCCCGACAGCCAGCCATCACATCTTAAATCCACGCTCTGGGACACCTCTGCAGCTAGCGATGATGCAGCAGCAACTACAGCGATCAG GCACTGGAGCGCAGGGATCGCCTGCCAGTGTGCAGACCACTCCTCAGAGCGTGCTGTCTAGGACTGGATTATCTCACGGGCACACACAGCTTGACCATCGCCCCAGCCAGAGGAGTGGCTCTCCCATTGGCCTTGCAAAGTGGTTTGGTTCGGATGTCTTGCAGCAGCCTCTCCCTTCCATGCCATCCAAAGTTATCAGTGTGGATGAACTGGAATACCGGCAGTGA
- the EIF4ENIF1 gene encoding eukaryotic translation initiation factor 4E transporter isoform X4, with protein sequence MDKRGTTGTENGDAFLELSRVTVKYPHRYTKEELLDIKERPYSKQRPSCLSEKYDSDGVWDPEKWHASLYPSSGRTSPVESFKKDLDSDRTSLIRRIVDPRERVKDDDLDVVLSPQRRSFGGGCHVTAAVSSRRAGSPLEKENDGVRVIGGRRIGSGRIISSRNFDKDHRGGEKDLRDCRDARDRDRERDYKDKRFRREFGDSKRIFGERRRNDSYTEEEPEWFSAGPTSQSETIELTGFDDKILEEDHKGRKRTRRRTASLKEGIECNGGVAEEDEVQTVLANETPADQEVPREAVLPEPAPGEFDFNEFFNLDKSVPGLASMIEDVLGEGSVSASRFSRWFSNPSRSGSRSSSLRSTPHEELERLAGLEQAILSPGQNSGNYFAPIPLEDHSENKVDILEMLQKAKVDLKPLLSSLSANKEKLRESTHSGVVLSVEEVEAGLKGLKVDQEGKIATPFMAEQMEEALNVAGSRQIKKDGDMTAFNKLVSSMKASGTLPSQPKVNQSLESHLMSPPEMSGQPLSKNILQELLGPPITRPASSNVLSGLIGGLEPTPSLLTQRAPSPPVPSVFPSRAASADYLRHRISSPIGFGQGSQQLLGDPFPGVRKPMSPVAAQMSPLEIQQAALEGLALPHDLAIQAANFYQHGFGKPQMDKSRDGYRNSRPQRMTKSPAPGHRGNASSPAPTASITSMLSPSFTPTSVIRKMYESKEKSKEEPVSGKMKVSDGKDENQRPNEGTKLPALQRSACSTPLAQANRCTKEQDYRPKSTGRKTPTMASPVPGGPFLRPVHQVPLVPHVPIVRPAHQLHPGLVQRMLAQGVHPQHLPLLQAGMLPPGVDLSHLQGISAPILGQPFYPLPTASHHILNPRSGTPLQLAMMQQQLQRSGTGAQGSPASVQTTPQSVLSRTGLSHGHTQLDHRPSQRSGSPIGLAKWFGSDVLQQPLPSMPSKVISVDELEYRQ encoded by the exons GAGGAACTGCTGGATATTAAAGAGCGTCCCTACTCTAAACAAAGACCTTCttgtctttctgaaaaatatgacag tgaTGGTGTCTGGGATCCAGAGAAGTGGCATGCATCTTTATATCCAAGTTCAGGAAGAACTTCACCAGtggaaagctttaaaaaagatCTGGATTCAGATCGGACTTCTCTGATACGTAGGATAGTGG ATCCAAGAGAGCGAGTGAAAGATGATGACTTGGATGTAGTCTTAAGTCCACAAAGGCGAAGCTTTGGAGGTGGCTGTCATGTAACTGCAGCTGTTAGCTCACGCCGAGCAGGGAGCCCGTTGGAAAAGGAGAATGATGGTGTCCGTGTCATTGGTGGCCGTAGGATTGGCAGTGGAAGAATTATCTCTTCTCGTAACTTTGATAAAGACCACCGGGGTGGTGAAAAAGACCTCCGTGATTGTAGAGATGCAAGAGACAGAGATCGTGAGAGGGACTACAAAGATAAACGCTTCAgg AGGGAGTTTGGTGACAGCAAACGTATCTTTGGGGAGCGACGAAGGAATGATTCTTATACTGAAGAGGAGCCCGAGTGGTTCTCTGCTGGTCCCACAAGTCAGTCTGAGACCATTGAGCTCACAGGCTTTGATGATAAAATTCTGGAGGAAGATCACAAGGGGAGGAAACGTACAAGGCGACGTACAGCCTCTCTGAAAGAAG ggaTAGAATGCAATGGTGGAGTGGCAGAGGAAGACGAAGTGCAAACTGTCCTTGCCAATGAAACTCCAGCAGATCAAGAAGTTCCGAGGGAAGCAGTCTTACCAGAACCAGCTCCAGGAGAGTTTGACTTCAATGAGTTCTTTAACTTGGATAAAAGCGTTCCTGGTTTGGCTTCG ATGATTGAGGATGTGCTTGGGGAAGGCTCTGTGTCTGCCAGCAGGTTCAGCAGGTGGTTTTCTAATCCCAGTCGTTCTGGAAGTCGGTCAAGCAGCTTGAGATCTACACCGCATGAGGAACTGGAGAGGCTAGCAG GTCTAGAGCAAGCCATTCTCTCCCCTGGCCAGAACTCTGGAAACTACTTTGCTCCCATTCCATTGGAAGACCACTCTGAAAATAAAGTGGACATCCTAGAAATGCTACAGAAAGCCAAAGTGGACTTAAAACCTCTTCTTTCAAGTCTTTCAGCCAACAAGGAAAAGCTTAGAGAGAGCA CACATTCAGGAGTTGTACTTTCAGTGGAAGAAGTCGAAGCTGGACTAAAAGGCCTGAAAGTGGATCAAGAGGGAAAAATTGCTACTCCATTTATGGCTGAGCAAATGGAGGAAGCATTGAATGTTGCTGGCTCCAGACAGATCAAGAAAGATGGAGATATGACTGCATTTAACAAACTAGTGAGCAGCATGAAGGCAAGTGGGACGCTGCCTTCACAGCCCAAAGTCAAT caGAGCCTTGAGAGCCACTTAATGTCACCTCCAGAGATGTCGGGCCAGCCTCTGTCAAAGAATATTCTGCAG GAACTTCTTGGTCCACCCATTACCAGACCTGCTTCGTCAAATGTTCTGAGTGGTCTGATAGGTGGTTTGGAACCCACACCCTCTTTGCTGACACAGAGAGCACCTTCGCCTCCAGTTCCATCGGTGTTCCCAAGTCGAGCTGCTTCTGCGGATTACCTCCGCCACAGAATATCTTCACCCATTG GTTTTGGACAAGGTTCTCAGCAGTTGCTTGGCGATCCGTTCCCAGGCGTAAGGAAGCCCATGAGTCCAGTTGCTGCACAG ATGAGCCCCTTGGAAATACAGCAAGCAGCGTTAGAGGGGCTGGCGTTACCGCATGACTTGGCCATACAGGCAGCAAACTTCTATCAGCATGGCTTTGGGAAGCCACAGATGGACAAAAGCAGGGATGGCTACAGAAACAG CAGGCCGCAGCGCATGACAAAATCACCTGCCCCAGGACACAGAGGGAATGcatcttctccagcccccacaGCATCCATTACCAGCATG CTGTCTCCTTCCTTTACACCTACCTCGGTGATCCGCAAGATGTATGAGagcaaggagaaaagcaaagaggaaccAGTTTCTGGGAAAATGAAAGTCAGCGATGGTAAAGATGAAAACCAGAGGCCAAATGAAG GTACCAAACTACCTGCACTGCAACGCTCTGCATGTTCCACACCTCTTGCCCAAGCAAATCGTTGCACCAAAGAGCAAGACTACAGGCCCAAATCAACTGGTAGAAAGACTCCTACAATGGCCTCCCCAGTACCTGGAGGCCCTTTTCTTCGTCCTGTTCATCAAGTACCCCTTGTTCCCCATGTACCAATTGTACGACCTGCTCATCAACTGCATCCAGGACTGGTCCAAAGAATGCTGGCACAGGGGGTTCATCCGCAACACCTTCCTCTACTGCAAGCAG GTATGCTTCCTCCTGGAGTGGACCTGTCTCACTTGCAGGGAATATCTGCTCCcatccttgggcagcctttctACCCTCTCCCGACAGCCAGCCATCACATCTTAAATCCACGCTCTGGGACACCTCTGCAGCTAGCGATGATGCAGCAGCAACTACAGCGATCAG GCACTGGAGCGCAGGGATCGCCTGCCAGTGTGCAGACCACTCCTCAGAGCGTGCTGTCTAGGACTGGATTATCTCACGGGCACACACAGCTTGACCATCGCCCCAGCCAGAGGAGTGGCTCTCCCATTGGCCTTGCAAAGTGGTTTGGTTCGGATGTCTTGCAGCAGCCTCTCCCTTCCATGCCATCCAAAGTTATCAGTGTGGATGAACTGGAATACCGGCAGTGA